Proteins from a genomic interval of Chelonoidis abingdonii isolate Lonesome George chromosome 7, CheloAbing_2.0, whole genome shotgun sequence:
- the CRIP1 gene encoding cysteine-rich protein 1, whose translation MPKCPRCQKEVYFAEKVTSLGKDWHRPCLKCEKCNKTLTSGGHAEHDGKPYCNQPCYSALFGPKGFGRGGTESHTFK comes from the exons ATGCCCAAGTGCCCCCGTTGCCAGAAGGAGGTCTACTTCG CTGAGAAGGTTACCTCCCTGGGGAAAGACTGGCACCGACCATGCTTGAAGTGTGAGAAATGCAACAAGACCCTGACTTCAGGCGGCCATGCTGAG catgaTGGGAAGCCCTATTGCAACCAGCCGTGCTACTCTGCCTTGTTTGGACCCAAAG GATTTGGCCGGGGCGGTACCGAGAGTCACACATTCAAGTAA